TATATTCCTCTATGGTCTCATCCTCATTCAGAAACCAATTAATCACTACCTCACTGCCATCCCGGATGACAGATTTAATATCGGGAATTGACGGTTTTATAAAAGGCGGTTTAACTTCAGTGTCCATCTTGACCCTGAAATGTTTTACTTTCCCGCTTTCTACATTTACCTCAACCTGAATCGTATCGAGATTGGAGGCAAACTCTAAAGTGTGAAGACCGGGCGATAAGGAATCAAGCCGATAAAATCCGTTTCCGAGAGAATCTACGAGAGTCGTTCTTCCTTCAAGAAGATCAGTTACGACAACATTAACTCCGGCTAAATTGCTTGAGGAGTCAACAACAATCCCTACGGCAGTTCCCGTAGCCGGCAGCTGCGAGTTTAGCTGCTGAAGGAATGAAAGATATAATACTTCCGCTTCAGTTTTCAGATAATCATCATTCTTCACTCTTGCGCCTTCAGTATAAGACGATATAAAAAAAGCCTCTGAAAGTTGCCCCGGCATAATCAAATCATTTAAAACGCCTAAAAATGATGCCTGCCCATAAAACGTGAAGTCTCCGATGCCTCCGATGTTATTTATATTAAATGCCTTTGAAAGTAAAAGCGCCATTAGGTCAGATAAGACATCAGTTTGGCCGGGATTAACCGAACCTGAGCTGGTTTCACTATAAAGAACCAAACTTCCGTCTGATGTATGATCGCCTTCTGAACCGGCGTTGTGGTGCACTGAATGAAACCAGTCCACGTTTGCGTTATTGGCGATTTGTTCTCTATCACCAAGTGAAAGTCCTATATCAGTTGTTCGGGTCATAACCACTTTATCCGACCCGGCAGCTAATAAAAAATCCCGCAGATGTATTGCTACCGCAAGATTTATCTCTTTTTCACGGATACCGTTCGGGTTCACCGCACCGTAAGCGCTTCCTCCATGACCTGCGTCTAAAGCAAAACTGAAACCTGATAAGTCCGGGGTTTGAGAATAGAGGATGCCCGGCGCAAACAACAGCGCGAGAGCAACTAATATTTTCATTTTGACGGCACTCTAATAGTTCTAATTTCCCCTAACAGGTCTGTATCATAAATAATTTTTTTTCCGCCGGGGAAAAATGAGGGTCTCATTTCATAAACGTTTTTTGTCAGGGTGACTGCTGTTTTTTTCGTTCCATCAAATTTAATTATATAAATGTCCGAAGATGTGATAGTGTGACCGTCATCCGTTGATATCTGATAAATTATTCTTTCATTATCCGGAGACCAATTGGGTCTTTCGCCTGCTCCAAGATCATGCAGCTGAAAATTATCCAATTCATAAACCTGTAAATTCCCTCCTATAACCTTAAAGACGATCTTTTTTCCGTCGGGCGAAAGTATCGGATTCAGATAGCTTGCTCCGAGGACAGGAGTCAGAGCGCTGAGTTCAGCTTTGTTCATATTTTCAAGTATAATTTTCTTTGAATCCGTATGAACGGCTGTTTGATTTATTGATTTTTTAGTTTCAACATAAAGACCGCTCTTGATGTATAGGGCTTTTCCCTCACTTCTTAAATATAGTTTATCATCAGAAAACCAACGTACATCTTCGAATTTATTTACGGGAGCGCTGATCCCTGATACGTTCTTACTGTAAACTTCAGCTACTTTTAACAATTGTTTTGTTTTATTATTTTCGCGAAATGTCTCTCTGAATAGAAGCCATTTAGAGTCCGGTGACCACCGTTTGATATAACCTGCGCCTCTGACTTCCGAAAGCTGCCTGAGGTCGTAGCCGTCGCTCCTGACGACCCATAGTCCCCTATATCCTTTTAATGTCAGCGCTATG
The window above is part of the Candidatus Neomarinimicrobiota bacterium genome. Proteins encoded here:
- a CDS encoding PD40 domain-containing protein; its protein translation is MNKINQWIIYLVFSVVLIWSNDALAQKTLIKQEGMIFVAPEVSPDGKFIALTLKGYRGLWVVRSDGYDLRQLSEVRGAGYIKRWSPDSKWLLFRETFRENNKTKQLLKVAEVYSKNVSGISAPVNKFEDVRWFSDDKLYLRSEGKALYIKSGLYVETKKSINQTAVHTDSKKIILENMNKAELSALTPVLGASYLNPILSPDGKKIVFKVIGGNLQVYELDNFQLHDLGAGERPNWSPDNERIIYQISTDDGHTITSSDIYIIKFDGTKKTAVTLTKNVYEMRPSFFPGGKKIIYDTDLLGEIRTIRVPSK